In Vanrija pseudolonga chromosome 4, complete sequence, a single window of DNA contains:
- the frg1 gene encoding Protein FRG1 produces MSGVVSKRLKFKGDKPKKKKRSHRESHGGDDLEALAAADPSGWMFPTDLNEITGPSYILLPTTPLTCLAWDAQRQRVYAAAVDVPEAPEGANELSASEALQVVEPSDVNHVWVISRLAGSDDVVSLRTSSGTFLTVSPSGVLSATAASRGPLEALVPVLTDSSGIFPKIALRTHSDKFISVPPFTKEEIYAHKSELRGDADTPGEDEGFRIKCQREFVLKARVAAIEGKEGGAGKRRLLEGGPSAGSMEDELRKAKEYQGWKGHRTLVAGGDRKEVKRAIKEGRVAEAMLDRRAAMKRWVNATSLKTR; encoded by the exons ATGTCCGGAGTAGTCTCAAAACGCCTCAAGTTCAAGGGCGACAagccgaagaagaagaagcgctcCCACCGCGAGtcgcacggcggcgatgacctcgaggcgctggccgcAGCTGACCCAAGTG GCTGGATGTTCCCGACCGACCTGAACGAGATCACGGGGCCGTCGTACATCCTCctcccgacgacgccgctgacgtGTCTTGCT TGGGACGCTCAACGCCAGCGCGTGtacgccgctgctgtcgacGTGCCCGAGGCGCCCGAGGGCGCGAACGAGCTCTCGGCCAGCGAGGCGCTCCAAGTCGTCGAGCCGTCTGATGTCAACCACGTCTGGGTCATctcgcggctggcgggcagcgacgacgttgTGAGCCTGCGGACGAGCAG cggTACCTTCCTCACCGTCTCACCCTCAGGAGTGTTGAGCGCGACGGCTGCCTCTCGAGGACCGCTCGAAGCCCTCGTGCCCGTCCTCACCGACTCGTCGGGCATCTTCCCCAAGATCGCGCTCCGCACCCACTCGGACAAGTTCATCTCGGTACCGCCCTTTACCAAGGAGGAGATCTACGCGCACAAGtccgagctgcgcggggaTGCCGACACGCcaggcgaggacgagggcttCAGGATCAAGTGCCAGCGCGAGTTTGTACTCAAGGCGCGTGTGGCGGCgatcgagggcaaggagggcggcgcgggcaagcGGAGgctgctcgagggcgggccgtcggccggcagcatggaggacgagctgcgcaaggc AAAGGAGTACCAGGGCTGGAAGGGACACCGCACGCTTGTTGCTGGCGGCGACAGGAAAGAGGTCAAGCGCGCCATCAAGGagggccgcgtcgccgaggccatgcTCGACCGCCGGGCGGCGATGAAGAGGTGGGTGAATGCCACGTCGCTGAAGacccgctga
- the SPBC21C3.15c gene encoding Putative aldehyde dehydrogenase-like protein C21C3, translating to MRALAQLEAWREAFLALTLGQVWTAIYNPPDKPWKQALVVIALVSKLPALYAWWHARRVSKRVVDFEWPAPEQANPEWKGKVITNPDLFAHERDLSLLPRGAVNPGEYVTCYDPSTGTHIETLKLDSGAAVASKVAAADAAQRAWAKTTFAQRKSLLRSLKAWILRDMDAIVDVAVRDTGKTRVDAVFGEILTTFAKIDWLLKHGEKALQPETRSGSLLLAHKISKVHYVPLGTVSALVSWNYSFHNALSPILAALFSGNTIVVKCSEQVAWSSEWFIGGVKQCLRASGFNDDVVQLVVCLPDVAETLTRNPTIRHITFIGSEPVGKKVALAAAENLLPTCIELGGKDPAFILPSANFKFFASTWMRGAFQSAGQNCIGIELFLVPRTRQEEFINLLLPRVKALRVGTDVGALISHTPIKRLERIVQAAQVQGARLLAGGSQYHHPERPQGAYFEPTLIADVTPDMEIATEELFAPVMTVVPYDDIDTALEQLRNSRFGLGGSVYGKAKGECMRVADALQCGMVSLNDFGVFYLNQDMPFGGVKASGHGRFAGPEGVRGLCAPKAVIEDRWFRVIQTSIPRPVDFPLPAGNTPWTFLKGLVRFAYGSGSARLGGLFDVVRTAATA from the exons atgcgcgcgctcgcgcagctcgaggcgtGGCGCGAAGCCTTTCTCGCCCTCACGCTCGGGCAGGTCTGGACGGCGATTTACAACCCGCCGGACAAGCCGTGGAAGCAGGCCCTGGTCGTTATCGCGCTCGTGTCCAAGCTGCCGGCGCTGTACGCTTGGtggcacgcgcgccgcgtgtcGAAGCGCGTTGTGGATTTCGAGTGGCCCGCGCCAGAG CAAGCCAACCCCGAGTGGAAGGGCAAAGTCATCACCAACCCCGACCTCttcgcgcacgagcgcgacctcaGCCTCTTACCTCGCGGCGCAGTCAACCCTGGCGAGTATGTGACGTGCTACGACCCGTCTACAGGCACCCACATCGAgacgctcaagctcgactcTGGCGCGGCAGTGGCTAGCAAGgtcgcagccgccgacgccgcacaGCGCGCGTGGGCGAAGACGACTTTCGCCCAGCGCAAGAGCTTGCTCCGCAGCCTGAAGGCGTGGATCCTGCGCGACATGGACGCGATTGTCGATGTGGCCGTTCGCGATACCGGCAAGAcgcgtgtcgacgccgtcttCGGCGAGATCCTCACGACATTTGCCAAGATTGACTGGCTGCTCAAGCACGGCGAGAAGGCTCTGCAGCCCGAGACCCGGTCGGGcagcctgctcctcgcgcacaagATTTCCAAG GTCCACTACGTCCCCCTCGGCACGGTCTCGGCCCTCGTGTCGTGGAACTATTCGTTCCACAACGCGCTGTCGCCgatcctcgccgcgctcttCTCGGGCAATACCATCGTCGTCAAATGCTCTGAACAGGTCGCGTGGTCCTCCGAGTGGTTCATCGGCGGCGTGAAGCAGTGCCTCCGTGCGAGCGGGTTCAACGATGacgtcgtccagctcgtcgtctgccTCCCCGACGTCGCAGAGACGCTGACCCGCAACCCCACGATCCGCCACATCACCTTTATCGGCAGCGAGCCCGTGGGCAAGAaggtcgcgctcgcagcCGCTGAGAACCTCCTCCCGACGTgcatcgagctcggcggcaaggaccCGGCGTTCATCCTCCCCTCGGCCAACTTCAAGTTCTTCGCGAGCACCTGGATGCGCGGGGCCTTCCAGTCGGCCGGCCAGAACTGTATCGGCATTGAGCTTTTCCTCGTCCCCCGTACCCGCCAGGAGGAGTTCATCAACCTTCTCCTCCCGCGCGTCAAGGCGCTCCGCGTCGGCACCGACGTTGGGGCACTCATCTCCCACACGCCAATCAAGCGCCTCGAACGCATCGTCCAGGCGGCACAGGTGCAGGGAGCCCGCCTTCTCGCCGGAGGAAGCCAGTACCACCACCCCGAGCGGCCGCAGGGCGCGTACTTTGAGCCGACGCTCATCGCCGACGTGACCCCCGACATGGAGATCGCGACCGAGGAGCTCTTCGCGCCGGTGATGACCGTCGTGCCATACGACGATatcgacacggcgctcgagcagctgcgcaaCTCgcgcttcggcctcggcggaAGCGTGTacggcaaggccaagggcgagtgcatgcgcgtcgccgacgcgctgcagTGCGGCATGGTTTCGTTGAACGA CTTTGGCGTCTTCTACCTCAACCAAGACATGCCCTTTGGCGGCGTCAAGGCGTCAGGCCACGGCCGTTTTGCCGGCCCAGAGGGTGTGCGCGGGCTGTGCGCGCCCAAGGCCGTCATTGAGGACCGCTGGTTCCGCGTCATCCAGACGAGCATTCCCAGGCCTGTTG ACTTCCCCCTACCTGCTGGTAACACGCCGTGGACGTTCCTCAAGGGCCTCGTGCGCTTCGCGTACGGCtcgggcagcgcgcgcctcggcggcctgttCGACGTGGTCCGTACCGCGGCGACAGCTTAA
- the SRP14 gene encoding Signal recognition particle protein: MPQELVTADEFLTRLTTAFAGPSSAIWLSHKRHTFDAGGDASMTAVDDGEAEHDVLIRCTHGETKFSARVPASSLHTFHAAYGALLKASMAPHMRKRDKKKERARADAAEQRKRELFVDVKIGAEGKRGKGRRQRMRKVAAQKKKEAERERIELRDAARKAQE, encoded by the exons ATGCCGCAAGAgctcgtcaccgccgacgag TTCCTCACGCGCCTCACGACGGCCTTTGCGGGCCCCTCGAGCGCCATCTGGCTCTCGCACAAGCGGC atACGTTCGATGCCGGCGGAGACGCGAGCATGactgccgtcgacgacggggaggccgagcacgacgtgCTGATCCGGTGCACGCATGGCGAGACCAAGTTTTCCGCACGG GTCCCCGCGTCATCACTGCACACCTTCCACGCGGCGTacggcgcgctcctcaagGCGTCCATGGCGCCGCACATGCGCAAGCGtgacaagaagaaggagcgcgcgcgcgccgacgcggcggaacagcgcaagcgcgagctgtttgtcgacgtcaagattggcgccgagggcaagcgcggcaagggacggcgacagcgg AtgcgcaaggtcgccgcgcagaagaagaaggaggccgagcgggAGCGCatcgagctgcgcgacgctgcgAGAAAGGCGCAGGAGTAG
- the Txndc17 gene encoding Thioredoxin domain-containing protein 17, with product MPLIESIAPHALKLVGAEAPKFLVFFSSKVDGRLWCGDCRNTEHVVQETFGGADKPKAVLYWVGDKTEWKNPENQARTEWKITNIPTIVRLDESGKEVARIVEDDLLDAAKLKGVLGQ from the exons ATGCCTCTTATCGAGTCCAT TGCCCCCCACGCGCTCAAGCttgttggcgccgaggcgcccaagttcctcgtcttcttctcgagcAAGGTCGACGGCCGTCTCTGGTGTGGT GACTGCCGCAACACGGAGCATGTCGTCCAGGAGACCTTCGGTGGCGCCGACAAGCCGA AGGCCGTCCTCTACTGGGTCGGCGACAAGACCGA GTGGAAGAACCCCGAGAACCAGGCCCGCACCGAGTGGAAGATCACCAACATCCCCACCATTGTGCGCCTGGACGAGAGT GGCAAGGAGGTTGCTCGTatcgtcgaggacgacctccttgacgccgccaagctcaagggtGTTCTCGGTCAGTAA
- the ATG1 gene encoding Serine/threonine-protein kinase ATG1 — MPAEDEVARKRDSESGGHSTRHRERIGNYVVGVEIGRGSFATVYKGHRSKSKVAVAIKAVSRQKLTSKLLDNLESEINILKAINHRNIVALIDCFKNDTHIYLVMEYCSGADLSIYLKNRGRIETLDFIPRVYESGMVASRTEGKVFWPHPATGGLDERVTRCFLGQLAEAVKFLRSQDLIHRDIKPQNLLLQPPTATEVSEGHPLGIPILKVADFGFARILPAAAMAETLCGSPLYMAPEILRYEKYDARADLWSIGAVLYEMAVGRSPFRAPNHVELLRRIERGDDRIKFPDESSRAPTPAADGSEAPPIIPVSADIKQLIRALLKRHPSQRMGFDNFFACGVWDGFMVESVADVSTSIDVSTDSSDAGYYSPRQDLDLSAERERQLLTPALAPPSPVSPMVKRTGSGNNIARPSSTVPTPTTTPARPPSVRRSEPKYYVGDEPAEPGPPSPSPTSGSPVAPRPIGSSFTTPGRVSPRMERAGSSADDVPVVTPPGPIHAPRPVIGSSPLAATPPITVTGKDDAALGASDSVGREYVVVEKRTVEINELADELEQQTARRPSVGAVVRKTSIVSRPVSTFRPTGSSPPTPQPSQLTAASYSPPFAFGTTPPPFAVPAVRQTVVPRSRQPSLPGTPTVFPPPGTYAISPDRHSSSPSSLPANALARVLTNTAVRLLNSSANTAATAIARATGTSTKKWPLVERSGEIDPDEGIILDFLEDTARKAYVLFELADQRLLLWSQTSRQPASISSATITSTTPPSSNAPPFSVPPVSISARRKSSSSSTSSDILALRQQEAAAGDACALYFKSLAFICAGHERFKHYWEARSTRNVEYQTSAELNELVQWFRARFNEVYEKAEWTKARCADELPYVDRLVHDRARDISRQSAQAELLGDLAAAEDGYENAMWLLDTLLDDAMYEGVKLRNEDRLLFEHLIGSIRDRLDGVRRKLDASRTK, encoded by the exons ATGCCTGCTGAAGACGAGGTAGCGCGCAAGCGCGATAGCGAGAGCGGCGGTCATTCCACTCGCCACCGCGAACGCATAGGCAActacgtcgtcggcgtcgagattGGCCGTGGTAGCTTTGCGACAGTCTACAAGGGCCATCGCTCG AAGTCCAAGGTTGCCGTCGCGATCAAGGCAGTCTCCCGCCAGAAGCTCACGAGCAAGCTACTTGATAATCTCGAGAGCGAGATTAACATTCTCAAGGCCATTAACCACCGCAACATTGTCGCGCTGATCGATTGCTTC AAAAACGACACACACATCTACCTCGTTATGGAGTACTGTTCTGGCGCGGATCTGTCCATCTATCTGAAGAACCGCGGTCGCATCGAGACTCTCGACTTTATCCCCAGAGTGTACGAATCCGGCATGGTCGCGTCGAGAACAGAAGGCAAGGTCTTCTGGCCACATCCCGCGACTGGCGGTCTCGACGAGCGAGTGACGCGCTGCttcctcggccagctcg CCGAAGCAGTCAAGTTCCTGCGATCTCAGGACTTGATACATCGCGACATCAAACCACAG aacctcctcctccagccgCCCACGGCTACAGAGGTTTCCGAGGGCCACCCGCTCGGAATCCCCATCCTCAAAGTCGCCGACTTTGGCTTTGCCCGCATTCTGCCAGCCGCGGCAATGGCAGAAACCCTGTGCGGCTCGCCACTCTACATGGCCCCAGAGATTCTGAGATACGAAAAGTACGACGCCAGAGCCGATCTGTGGTCCATTGGCGCCGTCCTCTACGAGATGGCGGTGGGACGCTCGCCATTCAGAGCTCCAAACCACGTCGAGCTGTTGCGAAGAATCGAGCGGGGCGATGACCGAATCAAGTTCCCAGACGAGTCATCGCGGGCTCCAACTcctgccgccgacggctCCGAAGCGCCCCCAATTATTCCAGTCTCGGCAGACATCAAGCAGCTGATCCGCGCACTCCTCAAGCGCCACCCGTCTCAGCGCATGGGCTTTGACAACTTCTTCGCTTGCGGCGTCTGGGATGGCTTCATGGTCGAGTCGGTGGCGGATGTCAGCACCAGCATTGATGTGTCGACCGACAGCTCGGACGCGGGTTACTACAGCCCGCGCCAGGACCTCGACCTCAGCGCAGAGCGGGAGCGCCAGTTGCTCACCCCAGCACTAGCCCCTCCTTCCCCAGTATCGCCCATGGTGAAGCGTACAGGATCAGGAAACAACATCGCGCGCCCAAGCAGCACCgtgcccacgccgacgacaacgcctGCGCGACCGCCCTCTGTGCGCCGCTCAGAGCCCAAGTACTACGttggcgacgagcccgcTGAACCCGGCCCCCCTTCTCCGTCACCCACCAGTGGATCCCCCGTCGCCCCTCGACCAATCGGCTCGTCCTTCACAACGCCTGGTCGAGTATCGCCACGAATGGAGCGCGCTGGAAGCAGTGCCGATGACGTCCCAGTCGTCACGCCCCCTGGGCCTATTCACGCGCCACGACCAGTCATCGGCAGCTCGCCGCTTGCAGCAACGCCTCCTATTACGGTGACGGGCAAGGATGACGCAGcactcggcgccagcgactCGGTCGGAAGAGAATATGTCGTGGTTGAGAAGCGCACTGTTGAGATCAACGAACTGGCAGATGAGCTTGAACAGCAGACTGCCAGACGACCGTccgtcggtgccgtcgtTCGAAAGACGAGCATTGTCTCGCGCCCAGTATCGACCTTCCGCCCGACCGGATCGAGCCCGCCCACACCTCAGCCTTCGCAGCTGACAGCAGCGTCCTACTCGCCACCGTTTGCGTTTGGCACGACGCCACCTCCATTTGCGGTACCAGCTGTTCGCCAAACCGTTGTACCACGTTCGCGACAGCCATCGTTACCGGGTACGCCCACGGTGTTCCCACCACCTGGAACGTATGCTATTTCACCCGACCGCCACTCGTCTTCGCCCTCTTCGTTGCCTGCAAACGCCCTCGCACGTGTGCTCACAAATACTGCCGTGCGTCTGCTCAACTCGTCGGCCAACACGGCGGCAACTGCGATAGCACGGGCCACTGGCACTTCTACCAAGAAATGGCCACTAGTGGAACGGTCGGGTGAAATTGACCCCGACGAGGGTATTATTCTGGATTTCTTGGAAGATACCGCCCGCAAGGCCTACGTTCTCTTTGAACTCGCCGACCAGCGCTTGCTTCTGTGGTCGCAGACATCGAGGCAGCCTGCGTCCATTTCTTCGGCGACTATTACGTCGACCACTCCCCCGAGCTCAAACGCACCACCGTTCTCAGTACCGCCCGTGTCGATCTCTGCGAGACGCaagtcgtcatcgtcctcgactAGCAGTGACATTCTTGCCCTGAGACAGCAAGAAGCAGCTGCTGGCGACGCGTGCGCGCTGTACTTCAAGTCGCTGGCGTTTATCTGCGCGGGCCATGAACGCTTCAAGCACTACTGGGAGGCGCGCTCCACTCGCAATGTGGAATACCAGACCAGCGCCGAGCTGAATGAAC TCGTTCAGTGGTTCCGTGCACGCTTCAACGAAGTGTACGAGAAGGCTGAATGGACAAAGGCTCGatgcgccgacgagctgccctATGTCGATCGCCTCGTGCACGACCGTGCACGCGACATTTCTCGACAGTcggcgcaggccgagctcctcggcgatcTGGCTGCTGCCGAAGATGGCTACGAGAACGCCATGTGGCTTCTTGACACCCTCCTGGACGATGCAATGTACGAGGGTGTCAAGCTGCGTAACGAGGACCGCCTTCTCTTTGAGCACC TCATTGGGTCCATTCGCGACCGCCTTGATGGCGTGCGGCGCAAGCTTGATGCTAGCCGCACCAAATGA
- the Gtpbp2 gene encoding GTP-binding protein 2 produces the protein MMTIPVVRIRNAQQLYSIAHNATDLSQLLLAFPRHPHAPAITLTPELLPPPARPQPPGAPRAIDTTRPTHAPTPSFPGAAGPQRRQSPWHEISHSLSTTSLPARATPGGAATPAAADAATAATPIRRTPENGSDAAGSPASSAAGSFHLSGSATSQALRDWERLLAQPDSDVTRHTLVHGSPLLAPTGAPKLAAERDKEGHIEYKLKLVEPSPERFQRLVTQMMWRLKQGRNEAIYELGLADDGTVIGLTRAEMDASLRTLELMASEVGATVIVLKEIVLQGAPVNPPNLEPESPSGSVVTDSRAGPWRITRPDLDEHGRPRKGTRGLNGQGPEVKTRRERYRDKMDAEEAATASPNGATPESYTKRHIIFDHRDALDGDETETDSDVSSRRVSSRARASSHASDDDPPAFTLDMDDAPRSTPSPDAEPVRGEAKRRKAAARREARRLDLLRGDGTSSMPYAERSSSPVAEFIGHAPAVAAPALARLAHQPARPSSLRLERAPASATASTAASPLDHTTASPLTPLAERVDERADVPPSTAGPDDVFLDGLNLPLDSLSLSFADVRIDDSNAPSAATSPEAPALLGNGSGTGGEMICVEALVVRKPLHDGVGGTDESWVFGGEDDGWGFGAGGGGGEDDAWGFDDEEE, from the exons ATGATGACGATACCAGTGGTCCGGATACGGAACGCCCAGCAACTCTACTCCATCGCGCATAACGCAACCGATCTCTCTCAACTCCTGCTTGCTTTCCCTCGACACCCTCATGCCCCTGCCATCACGCTAACACCTGAACTGCTACCACCTCCTGCCCGCCCCCAACCACCTGGTGCTCCGCGCGCCATCGATA CCACACGCCcgacgcacgcgccgacgccgtcgttccccggcgctgctggcccgcagcgccgccagtcGCCGTGGCATGAGATCTCGCACTCGCTCTCTACCACCTcgctgcctgcgcgcgctACGCCCGGCGGTGCGGCGACGCCCGCAGCTGCAGATGCCGCAACGGCCGCCACGCCAATACGAAGAACGCCGGAGAACGGCAGCGATGCTGCTGGCAGCCCGGCGTCGTCAGCCGCGGGCTCGTTCCACTTGtctggctcggcgacgtcgcaGGCCCTGAGAGACTGGGAGAGGCTGCTCGCCCAGCCTGATTCCGACGTGACGCGCCACACGCTCGTGCAcggctcgccgctgctcgcgccgacgggcgcgccCAAGCTTGCCGCGGAGCGCGATAAAGAGGGCCACATCGAGTACAAGCTCAAGCTTGTCGAGCCGAGCCCCGAGCGGTTCCAGCGGCTGGTTACGCAGATGATGTGGCGGCTGAAGCAGGGGCGCAACGAGGCGATCTatgagctcggcctggcggaCGACGGGACAGTCATCGGGCTGACGCGAGCCGAGATGGACGCGTCGCTGCGCACGCTCGAGCTCATGGCGTCCGAGGTCGGCGCGACGGTCATCGTGCTGAAAGAGATCGTGCTGCAGGGTGCGCCTGTCAACCCGCCCAacctcgagcccgagtcCCCGAGCGGCAGCGTGGTCACCGACAGCAGAGCCGGCCCGTGGCGCATCACCCGCCCCGACCttgacgagcacggccgccCGCGCAAGGGCACGCGCGGGCTCAACGGTCAGGGACCCGAGGTCAAgacgcggcgcgagcggtaCCGCGACAAgatggacgccgaggaggcggccacCGCGTCGCCAAACGGCGCGACGCCAGAGTCGTACACAAAGCGGCATATTATTTTCGACCACCGCGACGCGCtagacggcgacgagaccGAGACCGACTCGGACGTGTCGTCGCGCAGAGTATCGTCGCGCGCCAGAGCGTCGTCGcacgcgagcgacgacgacccgccaGCGTTCACGCTGGATatggacgacgcgccgcgctccacgccgtcgcccgacgccgagcccgtgcgcggcgaggccaagcggcgcaaggcggcagcaaggcgcgaggcgcgccgtCTCGACCTTCTGCGCGGGgacggcacgtcgtcgatgccATACGCTGagcgctcgtcgtcccccgTCGCGGAATTCATAGGgcacgcgccggccgtcgcggcgcctgcgctggcgaggttggcgcACCAGCCTGcccggccgtcgtcgttacggctggagcgcgcgccggcgtcggcgacggcgtctacggccgcctcgccgctggaccacacgacggcgagcccgctgacgccgctggctgagcgcgtcgacgagcgtgccgacgTCCCACCCAGCACCGCGGGCCCAGATGACGTCTTCCTCGACGGGCTCAACCTgccgctcgactcgctgTCCTTGTCGTTCGCCGACGTGCGCATCGACGACTCGaacgcgccgtcggccgcgacgtcgcccgAGGCCCCTGCGCTGCTCGGtaacggcagcggcaccggcggcgagaTGATctgcgtcgaggcgctcgtcgtgcgcaAGCCGCTGCACGACGGAGTGGGGGGTACCGACGAGTCGTGGGTCTTTGGCGGCGAAGACGACGGGTGGGGCtttggtgctggcggtggcggcggggaggacgacgcgTGGGGGTttgacgatgaggaggagtgA